A window of Arcobacter sp. CECT 8986 contains these coding sequences:
- a CDS encoding nitrite/sulfite reductase, which produces MEKELSKLEQLKASRNPLRVIDDIYKEANEGIPLSEDYIGLLKWYGMYPHINSENKEDKKYFMKRIKLVDASMNLEQLKVMGKIAKEYAQGLVDFTTRENVQFHYIQIKDLPTIFDLLKSVGLTSRMASGDGPRPIVTCPVSGVAADEIFDVSSLVKDIDSYFDKNEDDFSNFPRKYKMSVSGCSCHCCGHEIQDIAFTAFKRGDEVLFDLTLAGGLSKSKQIAYRANRYVKEEQVRDVAVAVAEIFRDNGNRYNRNKARVRHLVNEWGLEKFVDAIEEKLGYKLEEGLQEPEITPIQNRNHFGINKSKTEGESFVGFATIAGRIPGEDFVKFAEIIEKYDAKGIRLTTRQNFIVYGVKDEVVEDLANEFDSIGYAYKPNTFRARTQSCTGREFCKFGITETKTYANKLIKHLETKFPEFKEYVMISVSGCGNACSHPQVADIGLVGCKTRVDGERVDAYDVQLGGHLQGTNNSKIATSTKVKIPASEVPAFLEKLINDYEKDSLGTSSFKEYLTKVEIA; this is translated from the coding sequence TTAAATGGTATGGTATGTATCCACACATAAATAGTGAGAATAAAGAAGACAAAAAGTATTTTATGAAAAGAATAAAACTTGTTGATGCTTCAATGAACCTTGAACAATTAAAAGTGATGGGAAAAATTGCTAAAGAGTATGCACAAGGTTTAGTTGATTTTACTACAAGAGAAAATGTTCAATTTCACTATATTCAAATAAAAGATTTACCAACAATTTTTGATTTATTAAAATCAGTAGGATTAACATCAAGAATGGCATCTGGTGATGGTCCAAGACCAATTGTAACATGTCCAGTAAGTGGAGTTGCTGCTGATGAAATCTTTGATGTAAGTAGTTTAGTAAAAGATATAGATTCTTATTTCGATAAAAATGAGGATGACTTTTCTAACTTCCCAAGAAAATATAAAATGTCTGTAAGTGGATGTTCATGTCATTGCTGTGGACATGAAATTCAAGATATTGCTTTTACTGCATTTAAAAGAGGCGATGAAGTTTTATTTGATTTAACATTAGCTGGTGGTTTATCAAAATCAAAACAGATTGCATATAGAGCTAATAGATATGTAAAAGAAGAGCAAGTAAGAGATGTTGCTGTTGCAGTAGCAGAGATATTTAGAGATAATGGTAATAGATATAACAGAAACAAAGCAAGAGTTAGACACTTAGTTAATGAGTGGGGATTAGAAAAATTTGTAGATGCTATTGAAGAAAAATTAGGTTACAAATTAGAAGAAGGGTTACAAGAACCAGAAATAACTCCAATTCAAAATAGAAACCACTTTGGAATAAACAAATCAAAAACTGAAGGTGAAAGTTTTGTAGGTTTTGCAACAATTGCAGGAAGAATTCCAGGTGAAGATTTTGTAAAATTTGCTGAAATAATTGAAAAATATGATGCAAAAGGTATAAGACTTACAACAAGACAAAACTTTATTGTTTATGGTGTAAAAGATGAAGTAGTTGAAGATTTAGCAAATGAATTTGATAGTATTGGATATGCTTATAAACCAAATACATTTAGAGCAAGAACTCAAAGTTGTACAGGTAGGGAGTTCTGTAAATTTGGTATTACTGAGACAAAAACTTATGCTAATAAATTAATAAAACATTTAGAGACAAAATTCCCTGAGTTTAAAGAATATGTAATGATTTCTGTATCTGGATGTGGTAATGCTTGTTCTCATCCTCAAGTTGCTGATATTGGATTAGTAGGGTGTAAAACAAGAGTTGATGGTGAAAGAGTTGATGCTTATGATGTTCAATTAGGTGGACATTTACAAGGTACAAACAATAGTAAAATTGCTACATCAACAAAAGTTAAAATTCCTGCAAGTGAAGTTCCAGCATTTTTAGAAAAATTAATTAACGATTATGAAAAAGATAGTTTAGGAACAAGTAGTTTTAAAGAGTATTTAACAAAAGTAGAAATTGCATAA
- a CDS encoding chloride channel protein: protein MKKHIIEQLIIFFSVTKWVLLSSFIGVTIGFVITFFLNSIHAAESSRSFLPFHYYYLLPFALMLSVYLVKKFAPNAKGHGTEKVIEAVHKKDGKIEVAVIPVKLVATILTLFAGGSAGKEGPGAQIGAGCASLISDVFKFSKADRKKLVICGISAGFASVFGTPISGAIFGIEVLIVGIIMYDVLLPSFISGFAAYTTAKILGVNYTYFNLHFAQTIPIEITLIFQVIIAGLFFGIVSDFLVTAFKKSDYYIKRIDINLYMKAFLGGLILVILSFFVGDRYFGLGLDTISDILYSDPSVSGADVPWYAFIMKTIFTSITLSAGGSGGVITPIFYIGATSGHFLGTIFGDHLALFAALGFTSVLAGAANAPIAATIMAVELFGVEIAHYAAISAVISFLITGHRSVYASQILKMKKSDLLSIEFGKNLEHNEINLSEKSKEKIVIMRRKLKNIRRRDSKEEE from the coding sequence ATGAAGAAACATATTATTGAACAATTAATCATATTTTTTAGTGTTACTAAATGGGTATTATTATCATCTTTTATTGGTGTTACAATTGGTTTTGTTATAACTTTTTTCCTAAACTCTATTCATGCTGCAGAAAGCAGTAGAAGTTTTCTTCCTTTTCATTATTATTATTTATTACCATTTGCATTGATGTTAAGTGTATATTTAGTGAAAAAATTTGCTCCAAATGCAAAAGGTCATGGAACAGAAAAAGTTATAGAAGCCGTACATAAAAAAGATGGTAAAATTGAGGTTGCTGTTATTCCTGTTAAATTAGTTGCTACTATTTTAACTCTATTTGCAGGTGGTTCAGCTGGTAAAGAAGGTCCTGGTGCACAAATTGGTGCTGGATGTGCTTCTTTAATTTCTGATGTATTTAAATTTTCAAAAGCTGATAGAAAAAAACTAGTTATTTGTGGTATTAGTGCAGGTTTTGCATCTGTATTTGGTACTCCTATTTCTGGAGCTATTTTTGGTATTGAAGTTCTAATTGTTGGTATTATTATGTATGATGTATTATTACCTTCATTTATTTCTGGGTTTGCTGCTTATACAACAGCAAAAATCTTAGGTGTAAACTATACTTACTTTAATTTACACTTTGCTCAAACTATTCCAATTGAAATTACTCTAATTTTCCAAGTTATTATTGCTGGTCTATTTTTTGGTATTGTATCTGACTTTTTAGTTACTGCATTTAAAAAATCAGACTACTACATAAAAAGAATTGATATAAATCTTTATATGAAAGCTTTTTTAGGTGGTTTAATTTTAGTAATTCTTTCATTTTTTGTGGGAGATAGATATTTTGGATTAGGATTAGATACAATTTCTGACATACTATATTCAGACCCTTCTGTTTCAGGAGCTGATGTTCCTTGGTATGCATTTATTATGAAAACTATTTTCACTTCTATTACTCTTTCTGCTGGTGGAAGTGGTGGAGTTATTACTCCAATTTTTTATATTGGTGCTACAAGTGGGCATTTCCTTGGAACAATATTTGGAGATCACTTAGCATTATTTGCAGCTTTAGGATTTACAAGTGTTCTTGCAGGTGCTGCAAATGCTCCAATTGCTGCAACAATTATGGCAGTAGAACTTTTTGGTGTTGAAATAGCACACTATGCTGCTATAAGTGCTGTAATAAGCTTTCTTATTACTGGACATAGAAGTGTTTATGCTTCACAAATATTAAAAATGAAAAAATCTGATTTATTAAGTATTGAGTTTGGTAAAAACTTAGAACACAATGAGATAAATCTATCTGAAAAAAGTAAAGAAAAAATTGTAATTATGAGAAGAAAACTGAAAAATATCAGAAGAAGAGATAGTAAAGAAGAGGAGTAA